CATGCATATTATCAAGGATTTAGGGTGCCTGTTGAGGGAGTAGAGTATATTAACATTGTGGTGGGATTAATTTCATTCATTGATATTATATTTTCAATATTTGGTTCTATTGCAATATACTGGTTATTGACAAAAAATTATAACATGGTCAAAGGTGTATTAGAGGAAGATAGCCATAGAAGTCAAAAGCAAAAAAACTTAAGAGCCACAATTATTTTAATATCAGCAACAATGTTTTCATGTCTTGTATTTGGCTTTTCCGAGTCTAGCATTATCATAACGAATACAATATTTTGCATTATAGCAATTACTGTAATCTATTTTTTAAGAACTGAAGTAAAACGGAAAATTGGAGCAATGATAGCTGTCTTGCTAGGAATTATTATCATCATCTGCTCTCTTTTTTACCAACCCTTATACACAAATTTCTTAAGAACTATCAAGTACGGCGGCGAAATACTGATAGAAATTCAATACCGAAAAGCGGATAATACTGAGGCTAATCTAAGGGGGAAATTACTCATTAGGACTCAAAAAAGCATTACTATCAAAAATGAGAAAACACTCAGCCAAGAAGAAGTGCCAATGAATAGAGTTTCAAAGATTACTTTCTTGAAGGATACAATAACCAAAAGTGATGGGGAACTTGTAAAAGTTCAATACTTGAAAGCTGATAAGACCGATGCTAATTTGATAGGATACTTGCTCGCCAGAACACAAAAAAGCATTATCATCAAAAATAGGAAAACCTCTCACAAGGAAGAAATACTTATAAGTAGAGTATCAAAGATTGTTTTTTTGAAGGATAAAACAATCAAGAAAGTAAAAAGATCAAAGAAATCTAAATAATTTACTCCTGCGCAAAAATACTGCGTACATTCATTCTAACATTGAAGTTTTACAGCAATCAAACCTAAAAACTTACATGGAATTGATAAAAAAAGACATTATCCCATCCTTGCAAAAAGTTGTAAAACTTATGGAGCCCTCTTGTTTTACTATTAAATGTAACAAACACTACCTAGATAGCAAAACCTTAACAATCAAAAAAGAAAGCAGGGAATATGGTTTTGAACTAGAACCATCAGCAGTAAATGATTTAGAAGCATTTCCTTTTTCGCCTGACACTGTAATTGAACTATTCAATGAAAATTCTACGCTTTTTTTTCAAGGGGAAAAGTTATTTTTAAATAAAATCAGTCACGATACAAATCTCAATGAGATAGGTTCAGGAAGTCTTTCAGAACTTACCACAACATCAAGTGCAAAGTCTTTTGATGATAAATACCTGAGACAGGTAATTCCTGTTGGAGAAAAAAATAAGGCGCCTGACTTGACAGATTTTGAGATCAGAGGGTATGTTACTCCTCAAAACTTACAAACCTTTCTTGTTTGCTGCTCTGTATCTAATGAGAAGTTTCATATTTATACACATAAGCTTAACAAGCAGGAGTTTTTAGTCATAGACTGTCTTAATAAAACCAGTATTGACATATTCAAGCAGAAGTGTTATTGTATACTATTGGCACTTGGTTTTATTACTGGACAGCTCACATTAAATGAAACCTATATCTTGTCTTTTGAAGATGAGGCTATGCAAGCTCCTTTGAATATCAAATATAGTTCGTCTAGCCCTTCCATTAGTACTAAAACATCTGTTTTTGAAAGTTATATTTATACCCATAATACGAATTCAAAAGAAGAGATAAAGGGCGATAGCGAAAATAAAAAAGAAGATGGGAAAAAGTATATTTTTCGTTTTCCTGAACAGGTATTTTCTAACCTTGTTACTCTCTTTTTTAATCACGACGAATTGGAAAGAGCAGCTATTTTACTTATACACGGAAACTCCATAACTCTCGAATTGGCTCTGCCAGGCTATTATGTTGCTATTGAAGCTATCGCACAATACTTCAAAAAGAATGTTTTTACCAATAAACAAGATAGTACTCCCATCAAAGACAAAAAAATAGCTAGGGAACTAAGACAAAAAATGTTGGAAATAGCGAAAGAAATAAAAACAGAAAGTAAGTTAGGTGATGGAGAATTTGATTTAAAAACTATTGAGGCTAAAATTAATGATATGAACAAGCTTACCAATAGAGCTGCCCTCTCCAAACCTTTTGAGCATTTTGGTTATACACTTTTAGTAGGGGAACAACCTACATTAACAGAAAGAAACACGTATTTACATGGCAGGTATCATGGGAATAGTAGTAGCCCTGTAAGACTAAAAGAATCAATCCACTTGGAAGCACGACTAAATTTTATGATTGATTTTTTGCTCTTAAAATTAGCAGGGTTTTCTGGTAAGGTCATCAACCATGCCAAACGTTGGTCAGAAACAACCAGTAAAGCATCAAATGAAGATGAGTTTATTGATATTTAGCTGTAATTAGTTTTGAATATGTTTATTTCTAATAGCACTTAACCTAAACTTTACAAATGATTTACTTAACCTTTGACAGCAATATTTGGATCTATTCATTGGATGATTCCTGGAAAGCAGAAAATCTTCTGGTAGATTATTTAGATACTTGGGTAAAAAGTGGTCAGGTCAAACTTTTGCTTCCCTCAATAATACTAGATGAGTGGAAGAAGAACAAAGAAAGAATGATAGCAGAACGAGAAAAGAAATTGAAAGCTTTTTTTGAGACAGCAGATGAAATATTACCAACCGCTTTTTTTGCCGATTACAAAACCATAAGTGTTCAAAAAGCTATTATTTCAAATCAAGTCGATAGCATTGAGCAATTACTACAATCTGCAGAAATAATACCTCAAAGTCAAAAAGTAAAAGATCAAATCATTGACTGGGGAATTGCCAAGAAAGCTCCTATGCACAAAAAAACAAGTGTAGCTGATGCAATGATCATATTGTCGCTTTTTGATTATGCCAAAAACAAAAAAGGAAATGACTATTATTTTGTTTCTGAAAATAAAGATGATTTTTTTGAAAAAGGAAAGCAAAAAATTCACCCAGATTTGGCTCCTTATTTTGAGGAATTGAACATAAAGGCGTATTCAAAACTAAAGCATTTTATCCACAATATAAAAACCTTTTACAACCTCCCAGAAAACAATGAGCTCAAACAAAAGCAAAGATTAAAAAATAAGCTCAAAGCTAGAGTATATAACCCCGAATATTACAGCATAGAGGTAGAACATGAAAGCGATTTTGCTGCTAATAACAGTACTTTAGATCATATATTAGCTTATGAAAAACCTACCAAAGAGCAGATGATCTTTGCATTAGCCTTGATTGATTCAGGTGTAGCCTATGAAAAACATTTTTACCACAATCTAAAGAAACCTTCTTGGTTAAAAATCCTTCAAAAGAAAGGTGTTTTTCATCACTCGAATATTCCAGAAAAAGGTTCTAGGAAAGATGACAGGTGGTTTCCTGTGTGGTACTTATTATATTTAGCTAAACAAGCTGCTCAAGGTAAACTTGATGAAGAGGTTATTGATACTATCCTGAAAATAATACAAACGGTCTCCAACAAAGCAAAACCTGATGCCAGTACTTGGACTTGGGGGTGTTTTTTGGACATATTGAAAGACTTGCCCAATAAAAAAGTTACAATTGAGTTATTAGAGTTTATTCCTTTTTGGTTTGCGGTTGAAGCAAAACCTGATACAAGACCTCATGTACTTTGTTCAAAGCTTTTACCTAAGTTTTTGCCTAAAACTCCTACCAAAAATGACATAGAAAAAGCCAAATATATTTTAAAGTTTTTATTGTCCATATACCTCACCTCTGATGCTAACCCTATGTATGTACAATATTATATAAAAGTTGCTGTACATAGTTTGGTGAAGCTTTTTTTAGATGATGCTTTACGATCAAGGATAACCGAACATTGTTTTGATGACTTAATAATTGATCTGGCAGATAATTTAAAGAAGCTACGTTTTTTTTCACCAGAAGGAATTACATTTACTCTCAACCTTAATGGAGGTAAAGAATACGAGGTGAAAGCTTTTATAAAAGAGCTTGATCTTGAATTACAAGTGACTCGAGATGACGACCCTGACTCTTCAGATGTTTCTTGTAATATTCGCAACTTTGAGAATCTTAACATCGCACAAACAAAACAAACAATAATCAATACACTTGCAAAAAAAGGAATTAGCTATATCCCTTCAGAAGGAAACGAAGATAGCCTGAACGATTTTGTAGAACAACTATTCGAAGGCACATACTTTTACTTACTAACTGATATTGCGCCATTTACTACTAATGAAGAGAATTACGAAAACAAAGATTTTGATAAAGCACTTGCCTCCATATTCAAAAAACTATTAAACGAAAAAACAAAGCAGGCACCAGCAGATGCCTTGTTACTACTAGAAATATTTGCCCTTAACAGGTATTATAGAGTACCATTTTTTCGCAAAACAGTGCTTGAAGTAATTGGAGAAAACTATAGCCATACCAAGCAATTATTTTGGAATTTAATTGGAAATAATGATCCACATCAACTATTGTCAAAATATCACTATGAAAAAATAATCTATGATTTATTAGATAAGAATAGTGATGAACTATCAAATGACGAAGTTTTCAGGCTAAAAGAAATCATAGAACAAGGACCACAAGGTGATCGACCAGATAAAAACCTTGATTATATAAATGACTGGAAGCTACGGTGGTACTCTTCACTACGAAATTTGCCCTTAGCAAAAGAGGTTTACGAAAAACTATCTCAGGAACAGGGCAAAACCCACAAAGATTTTGAAAACAAAAGCAAGGTCACTTATAGAGTTGGACATACGTCACCTCTCTCAATAGAAGAACTACAAGCAAAAAGCAACAACGAAATAGTAGAGTATATTAGGTCTTTTAAGCAACACGAAGACAAACATGATTGGGATAGCCCCTCGATAATTGGTTTGTCTGAAAATCTTAAAGAAATGATATTTGCTGACCCTCAAAATATTACGTCTGAAATTCACCTATATCTTGGACTTCCATATACTTATATCTATCATATTTTAAGCGGTTTACGAGAAGCCTGGCGAAATAAAATGTCATTTGATTGGCAAAAGGTTTTAATATTTTGCAAAAACTATTTGAATCAAGTTGGTTTTTATGAGGGTGAATATCAAATTGAAAATAATCGTGTCAGTTACGAATGGGTTGTAAGGACTATTAGTGACTTACTATCCGAAGGCATGCAATCAGATGAGCATGCATTTGGTTTAGAACTATTACCATTGGCAAAAGAAATTATTTTGGTTTTAGCCAACAATATCAAGCCAGTTAACGAAGGTGATTTTGAAAGAACTAAGATGGTTTATGAACATTATGTATTAAACTCAAACGCTGGAAAGTTCTTGATGATGACTTTAAATTATTCTTTAAGAAGAGCAAGAAACCTAGACAATAATAAGGATATAAAGTGGGAAAAGGATATAACGACTGTATTTGAAGCAGCATTAGAAAAAAACATAGTTGATGCATATATTATTATTGGTTGGCATTATCAGCAGTTCTACTATCTAAATCAGGATTGGCTGAAAGGTAAGGTACAACAGTTTTACACCTTAGGTGAGTATGTTTGGCATCCATTTATGGGTGGAATATTTGTTTCTCCACCACCACCTAATGATGAGATGTATCATTTATTCTATCCACATTATGAAAGAGCAATTAATGAGCATATAGACATCAAACATCGCTCTAACAGCAATGGATATATTCACCACATTGTGGCTTTTTACTTTTGGGATTACGAGAGTATTGCCGATGAAAGAATTATTGCTTTATTTTTACAAAAAGCCAAGCCAACACTACATAACGAGTTTATAGATTTTATTGGTAGACAAAAAAAATACTACCAAAGCCTTCAAAAAGAGGATGCAGAAGCATTTGAACAAAAAATTTATCAAGTATGGTCTTTTTTGACTCTGAAGTACAAAGAGACACAAGAGAAAGAGGAGTTAGAGTTGTTGGGCAACCTTGTGAAATTAATAGAATATGTTCCTGAACTAACCCCTGAATATACCAATTTAATTTTAAAGTCCAGCGAAAAAATTGATGACCAGTTTTCAACATTTTGGCTAATAAAAGGGCTCAGATTTTTAATGACAAAAGGAAACCCATCAACTGTAGCAGGCCAAATTGGGCGTATTTTCAACTCAATAGCTATGAATGCCTATATTTCAGAAGAATCTGAGTTAAATATTAAGGACTTAATGATCTTTTTATATGAAAATGGGCAGAAAACAGCAGCAAACGTAGTATGTGATAAATTGCTTAAAAATGGGTATAAGTTTTTAGTAAGTACTTATAAAAAATATAATCAAGATATAATAGGCTAATAATCTCTACTTTATCATTCCAACCTCCAATACTCCCACATCTCCTCCAACCTTTGCCCACTGGCAAAAAAGCGGTTATTAAACATGTGGATGTAGCTACCAAGCAGCGAACGGAGTTGAGCCTCACTTGCCCCGTGTTGTTGCAGGTTGGCTTTTATTTGTTGGGCGAGTGGTTTTTCCTGGTCAGTAAGCTGGATAAATGCCCACTGGTGCTGCATGTTGAAGTCTTCGGGCAATGTGTGCTTTGCCAGTGCTTTTTTGAGGAGTTGTGCCTGGGGGTGGGCATCAAAGCCAAACTCCCGGCTAAAATTTGCCCTACCTTGATGAATAATCTTCTCACGGGTTTCTTTGGGCAAATCAAACGCATCCAATAAAGCTTTGAGGCGTTTGATGGCAAGCGCCGATTTGAGTGCATCGGTGGCAGTTTCGTCCTGAGTGAGTAGTTCTAAAGTATGTCCTACAAATTCACTGTCCAGGGCAAACCATTTTTCGCTTAACTCCATATTATAAGGCAAGTAGCGACTGAGTTCACGTTGGTAGGTATCAGGCAAATAGTGGATAATCTTTCCCTGTTGCTTTAGAGCCATCAACTTTTGCGAAAATGCTTGCACTATCTCGCCAAATTCTTCGGGATAATGGTTGATGTGCAGCCTCCAGCGCAAATGGGGACCGTAGGCCTCCGGATCGGTATACCGAATAAAAAACCACTGATCGATGTGCCCTGAATCTCTCAAATCTTTGCTGAGCGGGTGCAGGTCTTCCGCAATAAGCCGATCGCTGCCCAGGGTACCCAGGTAAACTTTAAAATAGACCCACTCGCTGCCAAAAGCAAAGTTTTTTTGTATACTTTGAGGCAGGGTTTGGGCAGCAAGTGCAGGGGCTTGCTTGCGGCTTGGTGGGGCCGTACTGGTGATCGGGAAAATCATTTCGTTGCTATAGGATTGGCTTGGAACGTGCTCTTCTATTACTTCTTCTAGAACAACTTCTTTACTTGCAAACACCTTTTGCAAAAACACCCCCAGGCTCAAAGGATTGGTAAAATCAATGTAGAGTTTATTGTCTGACTCTACCAAAAGTACCTGATGTGGCAAGCGCAATTGTTGTTTCAGTCTTTCTATTTTGTGTGTCCAGATACTAATGGTGGTATACAGGTCTTCCTTTTTCTCTAATTGAACTGCTTCTAATAGCTGACGACTCACCCGCCACTGCCTGGGTGATAAAATCAAGCTGTCATCATAGACCAGGCGGGGCAAATAACTCCTTTGCTGCCAGCGCTGCGCCCTAAAAAACGGGGGCAACTGGCGGTACTCTTGTTGGTATTGCAAATCACACAAAAACTTATAGAGCGGGTGGGCATTGTGGGCGTAGTTATGGGCATTGCTCATCCGGGGCACTACTTGTTTGCCCAGGCGCCGCGAGTGCAATACCAAACGTTTGCCGTCAGGCATACTTAGGCATAGGTCAGTCACGGGTATTTGGTGAACGTCGTTGGTATTGGCACCGCCCAAGGCAATGCTATACGCACGCAACCGGGGGCGAATGATTACATTGCCCACCCGTTGCCCTGGCAAATGGTCTACCTCGGCGTATACCAAGTGGTCATTATCAGGTTCTACCTGAGCAATGGTAGCACTGAGTTGCTGCTGGAGTAAGGGGCTGCCATAACAAAACCTGCCTAAGAGGTTGCCCACCACGGGACCACTGGCTTGGTACAACTGAAAACGAAAATTACGCGGGTTATCCTGTTTGGGGTTGTGTTCCAGGTCATCGGGTGCCTGGTAAAGCAGCTTACCCATCGCCACCATTGCCGGAGGCAAAGACCTTGGTTTTTCTTTGGTTGGTAACTGGCTTGCCTTCAGACTTTGTACTTCGCCTTTGCTCAAATGTATTGCAGGTGCCCCGGTTTGTAAAGCCTCTACATATTTTTGTTCCAGCAAGGCATCCAGCGCTGAGGTCTGTCCTGCCTTTGGGTCAGCAACTTGGGGCATTGTTCCACCTTCGCCAACCACTACACCCAACTCCTGCAAATAGGTAGGTAGCGTTGCTACCCGTTTGCCATAAGGATAACCCACCCCTGTTACCTCGTCCATTGCCAACAGCAAGGGCACGGCTTCGTTTTCGTAACGCTTAAAAAAAGCCTGGGCAAAGGTACTTAAGTCTGCTTTTGTTGTGGGCACCTCACCTACAGTGTCTATCAAAGTGGCTATTTGACGTACCAGGTGGCGGGGAACGGTTTTGCTTAGTGCTTGCCCATTTTCATCCCTAAAAGCATTTACCTGGATGAGTTCTTTTTTAGAAGTCTTGTTTTCATTGCTACCATCATCAGTTTCTTCTTTGGTTTGCTGAGCAAAAGGCTGTTCGCTCAGATAGCCTGCCAATTGTTGATAAAGCCCCAGGCTTTGAGCAGGGTCAGGCGTGGCATCAATCAGCGCCAGCTGCCTACGAATATGATTGATGATGGCGAGGTAGCCTTGGGCAGCAGGCATTTGAGCTATGCTGGCGTGCAATTGTTCCAGGTACTCTTCACCATTCAGACTGGGATACAGTTCAGAAATAAGCAAATGATGGTTAATCAAATACTCCACAAACTCACGGCAATCTGCCTCGGTGAGTTCGGGGCCTGTCATCAGGTGGGCAATCATTTCGTGCCTGTGCATGCCTCCCGCCTGGCGGCAAGTGGTAAACAGCTCCCAGGCTACCTCATGGTATTCCTTCGATGAGGCAACGTGTTGCAAGGTTTGCTCATCAAAGAAAGAACACAGCATATCATCGCCATTGCGGTACAGCGTATTGTTAGGAAAGTAACGCAATTGCTCCCTTACCTCTGTATCTGCCTCTAGTGCCGCCCTGAGCCTTAGTAAATACACCATATCCAGCCTTGACGAGGTGCGCATGGGACCAAGCCCATCCAGTGCCAGGTTGCTGTGTCTTTGCAAACGAAACTCGCCCACGGTAACCGCAGCAAATGTACCAAAAGGGGTACAACGATAAGCCGCCCTTGCCAAAAACATCCACAGCTTTTGGCTGAGTTGTTGCAAATCTTTGCGTTGCTTTTTATTGGGTACAGGCAGTGCTGCCAAAGTGTGCCAACGATCTAACTGAGCAAACAAATCGGGGGAGGCAATGTACAAGGCTTGTTGCAAGGCTGGCAGCCTATAAGCCGCTTGTAGGTGTTGGCGTACCTGCCCTGTGCCTTGGGCAACTCCCACCGGAGGCTCCAGGTAGCTGCGCTCCAGCAATGGAGTACGCAGTACATAAAAATCACCTGGTTCGAATGTATTCATTGGTTAATTTTTTAGTCAGTAGTCTCTACAGCCTCAAGTCCTTAGATGCCGATGAATATCGGTGCTATTAGCTTGAGGCTGGTTTATAAGCCTGTTGTCGATTCTATAAGTTTTGATTTTTAGAAGTTTATAAAATCGACAGATAGTAGACCATAGTCGCTTTTCGCCCATTCGTAATTAGCTTACGCAGAGCTCCCTACGGTCGGTTCGTAATTGTTTAACTCGTAATTGAAAAATTCGTAATTAAAAAGCTAGGCTTTCTTCACCGCCTCCAACAGCTCCAGTCGGCGTAGTTTGCAGGCCAGCGTAGACACCGACCTGTTATTGGTGTTGAGTATTTTAGCAGTTTCTATGGGTGCCATCCCCAGTTTAATACAGTACCCTATTTGCCACATCAACTTGGTGATTTTTCCCTGAGCGAGCACTTCGGCTATTGCGGTTACAAACTCAGGATAAAGTGTTTGTACCCTTTGTTGCACGGCGGCAAACTTGCCCTTGGCGTAGATTTCAGCCTCTACCAAAGTTTTGGCTTGTTCTACCTCATTTTTTTCCAGTGCCTCTTTTATTTCATAAAGCCTGATAACACTATCCGTCCACTCATGGATAGGTGTGTATGCGTTTAAAGACATATTTTTTCCCTCTTTATTTTATAGTGATAGTTACGTTGTATGATGGTTGAGCAAGTCCAATTCGTAATTCCCAAAGCTATGCTTTCTTGATAGGGTCTAATATTCCTAGCCGACGTAGGTTAGAGCCATGCGTAGATACTGAACGATTGTTGGTTGGGAGTACCTCGGCTACTTCGGCGGGCAACATGCCTAACTTGAGGCAGTAGCCTACTTGCCATACTAGTTTGGTTATTTTTTTGTCTATCAATGCCTGGTCAATACGTTCCGTAAAATCTGGATACTCTTGACGAACCTTCTCTCTGATAATCACAAACTCATCTACTCCACTGATGGCTTGCTTAAGTATTTTTTGAGCTTCATCACTACCTTCTTTGGCAAGGGTGTTACGCACCTGCTGGAGCTTGTTGGCAGTTTCGGTGGCTTCTTGCAGATAAATTTTTACTTTTTCGTCTTTTTCTCTCTGTATTCGCTCGTTGGCTTGTTTGAGTTCATCATTGGTCACTTGTAACATATCAGCCTGTTGGCTAATTTCTTCTTTTTGGGCAAGTATTTCCTGAGTGCGTTCATCTACTACTTGTTCCAGGTGTTGATTACGCAGGTAGAGCTGGCGACTACGGTAACGGCTATAGCCATAACTGCCCCCAATGAGCAAAGCAAGCCCGACCAGTACATACAGAGCATAAGCCCAGATAGTGCGGTGCCAGGGAGGTAGTATAGTAAAGGTGTAACTGTCTACTGAGCTAATGGTGCCATAGATGTTTTTACAACGTACCCTAAAGGTATAAGTACCTTCGCGTAAGTGGGTATACTCTTTCTTTTGCTCAGTGCTCCAGCCCGACCAGCCCTCGTCAAGCCCAATGAGCTGGTAACTGTACAAGTTTCGTTCATACGCCGCCCAGCTATCGCTGGCGTAGGTAAAGGTGAGGGTGTTGTGCTGATATGCCAATGTAGGTGCTGGTGGCTGTACTGCATTACCATAATAAATGATAGAATCTACTAATATGTTCTTTCGTCGAGTAGTATCAGTATGCTTTGTTTTAATTTGTACACTTCGTATGTAGGTTTTGAAAGCATAGTCAACATCTATTTTCTTGTTGGGATCATATTCTATGATATGGTCATTGGCAACAAGCTCGTAGGTGTTTTGTGGGGTCTGGGTAATGCTTGACAAAAGGCATTTGTCTAGTCTCTTAAAAGGCTTATTATGCCATTGATAAGCACCTTTGGCATTTTTTATTAGATGCCCAGGAATGTTTTTGCCGTTGTATTCGCCAATGTACAGGGGTACAACAAAAAAACTATCAATGCTATTACAGTATACGTATGTAAAGTTTACATTATAATCCCCTTTTTTATTTCTGGAAATCCCTATTATATTCTTAGACAGATGAATAGTCTTATTTTCGTTTTGTTCCTTGATCAGGTAAATGCCTTTTGCATTGTTGATCACTAAGCCATCAGAAGTCTTGAAAAACTCGAAGTCGTAGGCTGTTCTATTAGGGAATTTTAGCCGTGATACATTAACAATGCTATCCCCTTTGTTATTTAATGTTATTCTATACGCTTCGTCTTCAGTAGAATAATATATTTTATTATTAAAAATAATGGTTCTCAATGCTAAGCCTGGTACGCTCATTTCTTTAACTACTTTCTGCCTGGCATTTAACAATAGCACTCTGCCTTCTATAAATAACAAGTTATTTTGTCCTTTTGAGCTATAGTTTAAAATTATATAGCATTCTGCATTGTATATTTTATTTAGCTCATCATCTTTGAACAAATACAAGCCTTTAGTTGTACAGAAGTAAATATTGCTTCTTACCTTCACTATGTTGTGAATAAGTCCAAGTTTTTTAAATAACTTAGATTTGCCTTTTTTCCTGACTTCCACATCTATGTTGTTACGCTTGATATCGAAAGTCATATCATCAATATGGTATTGTTTGAATGTGTTGGTATGATTAGTACGAGCTTTGAAAACTATATTGGTTTCTATAAAAAAAATACCATCATAAGAAGAAACCCAAAAATTACCTTGTTTGTCAATGTCAAAATTAGTTAACCTGGCTTTCTTGAATTGTTTTAGAAATATGACTTTATTTTGTTTCAGATCATAGATTGCTATTTTTTTGTGGCTTTTTATAAAAAGTTTCCCTGCTCTATGTTTGATCCGGAAACCATAAGTACCTTGAAACATGACTGATAAAGTGTCATTTTTCCTAAACAGATGTCTTTTGCCCGAAAGGTAAAAATCCCCACTTTTGCTAATCAACAATTTTTGGTGGGGACTTAGCTCAAAAAATTTCGCGGCATTGTATTTTTTTAAAAAATAATGTTTCGTGGAGGTTTGCCATTGGTTGTTTTGTAATACAAGTACTTGGTTATTGGGACCCTTTGATACAATTTGTTGTCCTATTACAAAATATTCATATCTATATTTTTTACTTAAATCAATATTGTTTTTTATAACTTTTAAAGTATTGTCTTGGTGATTATATACCACAAACCCTTTTCTCCCAAAAAAATAAGTACTTGAGTTTAATTGTAAAATACGTACCACATGAGAACCAATAATGGAGTCGTTCAATTGCTTTGAAGCAAGGCTTGTGTATTGAAACTGATCGTTTTGGTAAGATAAAAAACCAAAATTACCTCTACTTGCGATTAAGTAACTACCTTGATGGTATTTATTTTTTTGAAGAATGTATAGCATATATATCTTCTTCTTACCATCATATATTTCATTCCGTTTCCAAGTTACTCCATCAAAGGTTTCTATCCCAAATAAGGTAGCAGATAAAACCTTGCTATTGTGATCTATAACAAGGGTATTATGCCTTTCTGATGATACGTTGGTTTTTAAATCAAATTTCTTGGTAAATAAACTATTGCTTTGGGCTATTGCTGAAAAGATACTGGAT
Above is a window of Microscilla marina ATCC 23134 DNA encoding:
- a CDS encoding PIN domain-containing protein yields the protein MIYLTFDSNIWIYSLDDSWKAENLLVDYLDTWVKSGQVKLLLPSIILDEWKKNKERMIAEREKKLKAFFETADEILPTAFFADYKTISVQKAIISNQVDSIEQLLQSAEIIPQSQKVKDQIIDWGIAKKAPMHKKTSVADAMIILSLFDYAKNKKGNDYYFVSENKDDFFEKGKQKIHPDLAPYFEELNIKAYSKLKHFIHNIKTFYNLPENNELKQKQRLKNKLKARVYNPEYYSIEVEHESDFAANNSTLDHILAYEKPTKEQMIFALALIDSGVAYEKHFYHNLKKPSWLKILQKKGVFHHSNIPEKGSRKDDRWFPVWYLLYLAKQAAQGKLDEEVIDTILKIIQTVSNKAKPDASTWTWGCFLDILKDLPNKKVTIELLEFIPFWFAVEAKPDTRPHVLCSKLLPKFLPKTPTKNDIEKAKYILKFLLSIYLTSDANPMYVQYYIKVAVHSLVKLFLDDALRSRITEHCFDDLIIDLADNLKKLRFFSPEGITFTLNLNGGKEYEVKAFIKELDLELQVTRDDDPDSSDVSCNIRNFENLNIAQTKQTIINTLAKKGISYIPSEGNEDSLNDFVEQLFEGTYFYLLTDIAPFTTNEENYENKDFDKALASIFKKLLNEKTKQAPADALLLLEIFALNRYYRVPFFRKTVLEVIGENYSHTKQLFWNLIGNNDPHQLLSKYHYEKIIYDLLDKNSDELSNDEVFRLKEIIEQGPQGDRPDKNLDYINDWKLRWYSSLRNLPLAKEVYEKLSQEQGKTHKDFENKSKVTYRVGHTSPLSIEELQAKSNNEIVEYIRSFKQHEDKHDWDSPSIIGLSENLKEMIFADPQNITSEIHLYLGLPYTYIYHILSGLREAWRNKMSFDWQKVLIFCKNYLNQVGFYEGEYQIENNRVSYEWVVRTISDLLSEGMQSDEHAFGLELLPLAKEIILVLANNIKPVNEGDFERTKMVYEHYVLNSNAGKFLMMTLNYSLRRARNLDNNKDIKWEKDITTVFEAALEKNIVDAYIIIGWHYQQFYYLNQDWLKGKVQQFYTLGEYVWHPFMGGIFVSPPPPNDEMYHLFYPHYERAINEHIDIKHRSNSNGYIHHIVAFYFWDYESIADERIIALFLQKAKPTLHNEFIDFIGRQKKYYQSLQKEDAEAFEQKIYQVWSFLTLKYKETQEKEELELLGNLVKLIEYVPELTPEYTNLILKSSEKIDDQFSTFWLIKGLRFLMTKGNPSTVAGQIGRIFNSIAMNAYISEESELNIKDLMIFLYENGQKTAANVVCDKLLKNGYKFLVSTYKKYNQDIIG
- a CDS encoding lantibiotic dehydratase, whose translation is MNTFEPGDFYVLRTPLLERSYLEPPVGVAQGTGQVRQHLQAAYRLPALQQALYIASPDLFAQLDRWHTLAALPVPNKKQRKDLQQLSQKLWMFLARAAYRCTPFGTFAAVTVGEFRLQRHSNLALDGLGPMRTSSRLDMVYLLRLRAALEADTEVREQLRYFPNNTLYRNGDDMLCSFFDEQTLQHVASSKEYHEVAWELFTTCRQAGGMHRHEMIAHLMTGPELTEADCREFVEYLINHHLLISELYPSLNGEEYLEQLHASIAQMPAAQGYLAIINHIRRQLALIDATPDPAQSLGLYQQLAGYLSEQPFAQQTKEETDDGSNENKTSKKELIQVNAFRDENGQALSKTVPRHLVRQIATLIDTVGEVPTTKADLSTFAQAFFKRYENEAVPLLLAMDEVTGVGYPYGKRVATLPTYLQELGVVVGEGGTMPQVADPKAGQTSALDALLEQKYVEALQTGAPAIHLSKGEVQSLKASQLPTKEKPRSLPPAMVAMGKLLYQAPDDLEHNPKQDNPRNFRFQLYQASGPVVGNLLGRFCYGSPLLQQQLSATIAQVEPDNDHLVYAEVDHLPGQRVGNVIIRPRLRAYSIALGGANTNDVHQIPVTDLCLSMPDGKRLVLHSRRLGKQVVPRMSNAHNYAHNAHPLYKFLCDLQYQQEYRQLPPFFRAQRWQQRSYLPRLVYDDSLILSPRQWRVSRQLLEAVQLEKKEDLYTTISIWTHKIERLKQQLRLPHQVLLVESDNKLYIDFTNPLSLGVFLQKVFASKEVVLEEVIEEHVPSQSYSNEMIFPITSTAPPSRKQAPALAAQTLPQSIQKNFAFGSEWVYFKVYLGTLGSDRLIAEDLHPLSKDLRDSGHIDQWFFIRYTDPEAYGPHLRWRLHINHYPEEFGEIVQAFSQKLMALKQQGKIIHYLPDTYQRELSRYLPYNMELSEKWFALDSEFVGHTLELLTQDETATDALKSALAIKRLKALLDAFDLPKETREKIIHQGRANFSREFGFDAHPQAQLLKKALAKHTLPEDFNMQHQWAFIQLTDQEKPLAQQIKANLQQHGASEAQLRSLLGSYIHMFNNRFFASGQRLEEMWEYWRLE